A window of the Gossypium hirsutum isolate 1008001.06 chromosome A05, Gossypium_hirsutum_v2.1, whole genome shotgun sequence genome harbors these coding sequences:
- the LOC107904356 gene encoding RING-H2 finger protein ATL7 gives MISGGLNLVMTVIGFTVSIMFIVFICTRLICARIQLRASRRPFAISSRSDLNMLERGLHGIEPVVVANFPTKTFCDECFSANKDAQCTVCLSEYRREDVLRILPYCGHSFHVTCIDLWLQQHSTCPVCRISLRELPEKKRLMQPLFSSADRSHFGTESFNMHTYNCLLRGHRFPSRTSESPEMDPNQENSFATGNLGSGENMSRTIENDEGNIKEPRKKLVESPSNP, from the exons ATGATATCAGGAGGGCTAAATTTGGTGATGACTGTTATAGGTTTCACAGTGAGTATTATGTTCATAGTGTTTATTTGTACACGTTTGATTTGTGCTCGTATTCAGCTACGTGCTTCTCGGAGACCCTTCGCAATCTCTTCAAGATCTGATCTTAATATG CTCGAACGGGGTTTACACGGTATTGAGCCTGTTGTTGTTGCGAATTTCCCAACAAAGACTTTCTGTGATGAGTGCTTCTCAGCTAACAAAGATGCTCA GTGCACGGTTTGCCTTTCTGAATACCGCCGCGAAGATGTGTTGCGAATCCTCCCGTATTGCGGGCACTCCTTCCATGTAACATGCATAGACCTATGGCTGCAACAGCATTCCACCTGCCCTGTTTGCCGAATATCGCTGCGTGAATTGCCCGAAAAGAAAAGGTTGATGCAACCGTTGTTCAGTTCGGCCGATCGTTCTCATTTTGGCACAGAATCTTTTAATATGCATACGTACAACTGTTTGTTGAGAGGGCACAGATTTCCCTCAAGAACCAGTGAGAGCCCTGAGATGGACCCAAACCAAGAGAATTCATTTGCAACTGGAAATCTGGGGTCGGGGGAAAACATGTCCCGTACAATCGAAAATGATGAAGGCAACATTAAAGAACCAAGAAAGAAGCTTGTGGAAAGCCCATCAAACCCTTGA
- the LOC107904358 gene encoding uncharacterized protein, translating into MLGLVSCIHPQIPSASPNLYFNFKYAPVFLKPQIHIPKHPSRSFLFAQNGNKNDLTKQPNKKPQGEEKQSKVQPEGSFNGNDGGESRNERRSMFNFRLGDLLDPDPDNIVALGLTGLLTWASVQVLWQLFFISGAILLAALKYSFIAALLLFILITLL; encoded by the coding sequence ATGTTAGGGTTGGTCTCTTGTATACATCCCCAAATCCCATCAGCTTCTCCAaatctatattttaatttcaaatatgcTCCTGTATTTCTGAAACCCCAAATCCATATCCCAAAACATCCTTCACGCTCATTTCTCTTTGCTCAAAACGGGAACAAGAATGACTTAACCAAACAACCCAACAAGAAACCACAAGGAGAAGAAAAACAATCAAAGGTTCAACCGGAGGGGTCCTTTAACGGGAATGACGGAGGGGAATCGAGGAATGAACGACGGTCGATGTTTAATTTCAGATTGGGTGATTTGTTGGACCCAGATCCTGATAACATCGTAGCCCTTGGATTGACGGGTCTGCTAACGTGGGCCAGTGTTCAGGTTTTGTGGCAGTTGTTTTTTATCTCAGGGGCTATTCTTTTAGCTGCTCTTAAGTACTCTTTCATTGCTGCTCTTCTTCTTTTCATTCTCATTACTCTGCTTTGA
- the LOC107904195 gene encoding trihelix transcription factor PTL, with the protein MEMGDQYGLPDFQRLLTRRTHFPASLLPQPSDSPYLAHHRNMALSPPPYHEPPYVLSNGNIAMPSGLLRFNTTGATDFTAAASASAAVGGGGWSLGNIDGGNSRWPRQETLTLLEIRSRLDSKFKEASQKGPLWDEVSRIMAEEYGYQRSGKKCREKFENLYKYYKKTKEGKAGRQDGKNYRFFKQLEAIYGETSNPSPVPETNNINTVPSNLPEKYHESMQEQKMSESLGFSDPEFEASSSEKMNDDECELSGIASMVNQKGVKKGWKTKVKDFVDSQMKRLIDSQDVWMERMLKVIEEKEKERVLREEEWRRQEAARFDKEHELWVKERAWIEARDASLMAALKTLRSLTDKTQNEINANRWTEHEILERRLQENGYSMRQSTWEDIEAKMVNLGYGYEHEANNAECYKKRKEDYLSS; encoded by the exons ATGGAAATGGGTGATCAGTACGGCCTGCCTGATTTCCAGCGGCTTTTAACGAGGAGAACCCATTTTCCGGCATCCCTGCTGCCCCAACCTTCTGACTCGCCTTACCTTGCTCATCATAGGAACATGGCTCTATCACCACCTCCTTACCATGAACCACCCTACGTGTTGAGCAATGGGAATATTGCAATGCCTAGTGGTTTGCTTAGGTTTAACACTACTGGTGCCACTGATTTTACTGCTGCTGCTTCAGCTTCTGCTGCTGTTGGTGGTGGAGGATGGAGTTTGGGAAATATCGACGGCGGAAACAGCCGGTGGCCGAGGCAGGAGACTCTTACTCTTCTTGAGATCAGATCTAGACTTGATTCCAAGTTCAAAGAGGCTAGCCAGAAAGGACCCTTATGGGATGAAGTGTCTAG AATAATGGCGGAGGAATATGGATACCAGAGAAGTGGGAAGAAATGTAGAGAGAAGTTTGAAAACCTTTATAAATACTATAAGAAGACCAAGGAAGGTAAAGCTGGTAGGCAAGATGGGAAGAATTACAGGTTTTTCAAACAGCTGGAAGCCATTTATGGTGAAACAAGCAACCCAAGTCCAGTCCCAGAAACTAACAACATTAATACTGTTCCAAGCAACCTGCCGGAGAAATATCATGAATCCATGCAAGAACAGAAGATGAGCGAGAGCCTCGGTTTCTCCGACCCCGAATTCGAGGCTTCCTCGTCGGAAAAAATGAACGACGACGAATGCGAGCTTTCGGGTATTGCTTCCATGGTGAATCAAAAGGGTGTTAAGAAGGGTTGGAAAACCAAGGTGAAGGACTTCGTGGACTCACAGATGAAGAGGTTGATCGATTCACAGGATGTTTGGATGGAGAGGATGTTGAAGGTgattgaagagaaagaaaaagaaagggtttTGAGAGAAGAGGAATGGAGGAGACAAGAGGCTGCTCGGTTCGATAAAGAACATGAACTCTGGGTTAAGGAAAGAGCTTGGATTGAAGCTCGGGATGCTTCTTTAATGGCGGCTTTGAAGACGTTAAGATCCTTGACGGATAAAACCCAGAACGAGATCAACGCCAACAGATGGACCGAGCATGAAATCTTGGAACGGAGGTTGCAGGAAAATGGGTATTCGATGAGGCAAAGCACGTGGGAAGACATAGAAGCGAAAATGGTGAATTTGGGGTATGGTTATGAACATGAAGCAAACAATGCAGAGTGTTACAAGAAACGGAAAGAGGATTACTTGAGCAGCTAG